The following coding sequences are from one Schizosaccharomyces osmophilus chromosome 1, complete sequence window:
- the tgp1 gene encoding plasma membrane glycerophosphodiester transmembrane transporter, with amino-acid sequence MSSDSSFASLHKTGTQAIPDSKSLSNTRSNSADVTSNSSQPTGDLKDDEKNVFDSSSELEKGSNHSTSEWKKFFDVFICGVALISDGYCSNSIGTVMTILKKLYPKETTTNKSMQDVGMIAYVGTVIGQLTFGWYSDFFGRKNGMITATLILLISTALCAGAYGYHGSINGMISALIAYRFFLGIGLGAEYPCGTVAASENSSQMKSGRRHGSFIFVTGSAIDMGFVLGAFVPFVLVCIFGEHHLRAVWRMSIGLGCVIPLLLLAFRLPMKENGIFLKSRIPYTKIPWPVVIRLYGVRFAVICLVWFVYDLSAYAFSLYSSTIVSGILPPDASIVRSFGWNTLINTFYLPGSWLGCIFSDIIGPKWCLVSGLVLQGTIGFFMSGFYNQLVHRIAGFCVIYGIFLSMGEFGAGGNIGLMASKTSPTAIRGIYYGLAAAIGKCGAIAGVYAFGGNQIRIYFYAASGMAMFVAIISFFFLPHINQTCIEDEDQRFVQACIDSGYGNPYDHEETVLAKA; translated from the coding sequence ATGTCTTCGGATTCTAGTTTTGCTTCTCTTCATAAAACCGGGACTCAAGCTATCCCCGATAGTAAGTCGCTTAGCAATACCCGCTCCAACAGCGCTGATGTGACCTCCAACTCCTCGCAACCCACGGGAGATTTGAAAGAcgatgaaaagaatgttttcGATTCTTCGTCAGAACTGGAGAAAGGATCGAACCATTCTACTAGtgaatggaagaaattcTTTGACGTCTTCATTTGTGGTGTTGCCCTGATTTCCGATGGTTATTGCTCCAATTCTATCGGTACTGTCATGAcaatattaaaaaagctttacCCCAAAGAAACCACCACCAACAAGTCTATGCAAGATGTCGGTATGATTGCATATGTTGGTACTGTTATTGGTCAATTGACGTTTGGTTGGTATTCTGATTTTTTCGGTCGTAAAAATGGTATGATTACTGCTACTCTTATTCTCTTAATATCTACTGCTCTTTGTGCTGGCGCTTATGGTTATCACGGAAGTATCAATGGTATGATTTCTGCTTTGATTGCTTATCGATTTTTCCTTGGTATTGGCCTTGGCGCAGAATACCCTTGTGGCACCGTGGCTGCTTCCGAGAATTCGAGCCAAATGAAGTCTGGTAGACGCCACGGTTCTTTTATCTTTGTAACTGGTTCTGCAATTGACATGGGATTTGTTTTAGGTGCTTTTGTTCCGTTCGTTTTAGTATGTATATTTGGTGAGCATCATCTTCGAGCTGTTTGGCGTATGTCGATTGGTTTAGGTTGTGTCATTCCTCTCCTTCTTCTGGCTTTTCGTTTGCCGATGAAGGAAAACGGTATCTTCCTCAAATCTCGAATTCCTTATACAAAAATTCCATGGCCTGTCGTCATTCGTCTCTATGGTGTTCGCTTTGCTGTGATTTGCCTCGTTTGGTTCGTCTACGACTTGTCTGCATATGCATTTAGTTTGTATTCTAGTACTATCGTAAGTGGTATTCTTCCTCCAGATGCATCCATTGTGAGAAGCTTTGGATGGAATACTCTTATTAACACTTTTTACCTTCCTGGTTCTTGGTTAGGTTGTATATTTTCCGACATTATTGGTCCAAAGTGGTGTTTGGTGTCTGGTTTAGTCTTACAAGGTACGATTGGTTTCTTTATGTCTGGCTTTTACAACCAATTGGTTCACCGTATTGCTGGCTTCTGTGTTATATATGGTATCTTCTTGTCAATGGGTGAGTTTGGCGCTGGTGGTAACATTGGTTTGATGGCTTCCAAGACTTCTCCTACTGCCATCCGCGGTATCTATTATGGTCTTGCCGCTGCTATTGGAAAATGTGGTGCCATTGCCGGTGTTTACGCTTTTGGCGGTAACCAAATCCgaatttacttttatgCTGCTAGTGGAATGGCAATGTTCGTAGCCattatatcctttttcttccttcctCATATCAATCAAACTTGcattgaagatgaagatcAACGCTTTGTGCAAGCTTGTATAGATTCCGGATACGGAAATCCCTATGATCATGAAGAGACCGTCCTCGCCAAAGCATAA
- a CDS encoding transmembrane transporter translates to MEADMFLDGLPGTTIMVKDHHYASSENSELKRDGDIVLQPQPSDDPNDPLNWEPYRKNWHIAMICVFTLVTSAIANDAGSAQDQMNEQLDISYDAMDNAAGVLFICVGYFTYIFMPASQLYGRRCVYMICLVFGMLGSLWFAKTKNAPNSIANQAFVGISESASEALTQFSLSEIVFEHERGIKIGIYILSTSVGTYLGPLAAGYVASSQGWRWIGWWGLICCAITFVLFLFTFEETAFDRTKAFEIGKQRTVATQEGAQKLDEEKEDDQQLDEEKKDDQQPSLDTAKHEVSVKEFTGASTDSYKRPSYWQRIALFTPATSLSGWGFRQYVVRLVQTLRIFLFPAVIYSGLQWGAQNAWLSFYLTTMEEDWMEAPYNYGDNAVAIMNVPLIIGATIGCFYAGYLGDYIVIWFAKRNKGVKEAEMRLWMMILPCIINPLGLFLFGIGTARHWHWAPTYVGLGCIGFGWGCAGDTAMAYLMDAYPGMVLEGMVAVSVINNTFGYVFTFACQSWIDSIGTEKTYISIGILCFFFIFTSFFMILLGKRMRKITAKYYFAFLRVRGLLDNQNMEENHGADDV, encoded by the coding sequence ATGGAGGCAGACATGTTTTTAGACGGTTTGCCAGGAACGACCATAATGGTCAAAGATCACCATTATGCTTCTTCGGAAAATAGTGAATTAAAACGTGATGGGGATATTGTGCTTCAACCTCAGCCATCCGATGATCCAAATGATCCTTTGAATTGGGAACCATATAGAAAAAACTGGCATATTGCCATGATTTGTGTGTTTACTTTGGTTACCAGTGCTATCGCAAACGATGCTGGTTCTGCCCAAGATCAAATGAATGAACAACTTGACATTTCCTATGACGCTATGGATAATGCTGCTggtgttttgtttatttgcGTTGGCTACTTTACCTATATCTTCATGCCTGCTAGTCAGTTGTATGGAAGACGTTGCGTTTATATGATCTGTCTTGTGTTTGGTATGCTAGGCTCTTTATGGTTTGCCAAGACAAAAAATGCGCCAAACTCAATTGCCAATCAGGCATTTGTAGGTATTAGTGAATCCGCCTCAGAAGCTCTAACCCAATTTTCTCTATCcgaaattgtttttgaacaTGAGCGTGGTATAAAAATTGGTATTTACATTCTTTCCACCTCCGTTGGTACGTATCTCGGTCCCCTGGCGGCTGGATACGTTGCCTCCTCTCAAGGTTGGCGCTGGATTGGTTGGTGGGGGTTGATTTGTTGTGCCATTAcctttgttcttttcttattcacttttgaagaaactgcGTTTGATCGTACCAAAGCCTTTgaaattggaaaacaaCGAACTGTTGCGACTCAGGAAGGTGCCCAAAAGCTAGACGAAGAGAAAGAGGACGATCAGCAGCTAGacgaagagaaaaaggatgaTCAGCAGCCTTCTTTAGATACAGCCAAACACGAGGTTTCTGTAAAAGAGTTTACTGGCGCTTCCACAGATTCATATAAACGTCCTTCTTATTGGCAAAGAATTGCCTTGTTCACCCCTGCGACATCACTTTCTGGATGGGGTTTCCGGCAGTATGTAGTACGACTCGTCCAAACCCTGcgcatttttctttttcctgCTGTCATTTACTCAGGCTTACAATGGGGCGCTCAAAATGCTTGGCTATCCTTTTATTTAACTACGATGGAAGAAGATTGGATGGAGGCACCTTATAATTATGGTGACAATGCTGTAGCGATTATGAACGTTCCACTTATTATTGGAGCCACCATTGGGTGCTTTTATGCCGGTTACTTGGGTGATTATATAGTAATTTGGTTTGCTAAGCGTAACAAGGGTGTTAAAGAAGCTGAGATGCGTCTTTGGATGATGATTCTTCCTTGTATAATTAATCCTTTAGGTCTCTTCTTGTTTGGCATTGGAACAGCCCGTCACTGGCATTGGGCCCCAACCTATGTTGGCTTGGGATGTATTGGTTTCGGATGGGGGTGCGCTGGTGATACCGCTATGGCTTATTTGATGGACGCATACCCTGGGATGGTTTTAGAAGGCATGGTGGCTGTGTCTGTAATTAATAATACCTTTGGTTATGTCTTTACATTTGCTTGCCAAAGCTGGATTGATAGCATTGGAACTGAAAAAACCTACATTTCTATTGGTATCTTatgcttcttctttatttttacatCTTTCTTTATGATTTTGTTAGGAAAACGGATGCGAAAGATAACCGCTAAGTACTATTTCGCGTTCCTTCGTGTTCGCGGCCTTTTGGATAATCAAAATATGGAAGAAAACCATGGAGCAGATGATGTCTAA
- the pet802 gene encoding mitochondrial carrier, S-adenosylmethionine Pet802 produces MQDKEVQWKPMLVGGAAGLVAETLVFPISTIITRVQSSIPFYQAGGFRHLYRGLSSVLVSTLPSTSSFFFIYEYAKQKQKPGAQNHLVSASVAEIFSCAILAPAEAIRQRAQTSKMSLSKIVSTFFHSRKDVWQSFKGMSIRNVPATAFQFVLYEKFKSKFTESDKLFGAPKGAALSGAITAAVLTPLDVIKTQINLQPDDYKTTIRRTYQRHGVFGFFKGLSLRVFAASLGLSIYLGTYEYFKNHLHIQRLRDQHVD; encoded by the exons ATGCAAGACAAAGAAGTTCAATGGAAACCCATGCTG GTAGGTGGTGCGGCTGGTCTTGTTGCAg AAACTTTG GTATTTCCTATATCAACTATTATTACAAGAGTGCAGTCATCGATTCCCTTTTACCAAGCAGGTGGATTCAGGCATTTGTATCGGGGCCTCAGTAGTGTTTTAGTGAGCACGCTTCCCTCAA CCTcgtcgtttttctttatttatgaatatgcaaagcaaaaacagAAACCGGGTGCTCAAAACCATCTTGTATCAGCTTCTGTAGCTGAAATATTCTCTTGTGCTATTTTGGCGCCTGCGGAAGCTATTCGACAACGAGCCCAAACATCAAAGATGTCTTTGTCAAAGATTGTTTCAaccttttttcattctcgCAAAGATGTTTGGCAGTCTTTCAAAGGGATGTCTATAAGAAATGTCCCAGCTACAGCATTTCAGTTCGTTCTCTACGAGAAATTTAAGTCGAAATTTACAGAGTCCGACAAATTGTTTGGCGCTCCTAAAGGTGCCGCTTTAAGTGGAGCCATAACGGCAGCGGTTTTAACTCCCTTAGATGTCATCAAAACACAAATCAATCTACAGCCTGATGATTATAAGACAACCATTCGGCGAACTTACCAGCGTCATGGTGTCTTTGGGTTTTTCAAAGGTCTTTCATTACGTGTTTTCGCTGCTTCTTTGGGTCTCTCCATATATTTAGGAACGTATgaatatttcaaaaatcatCTCCATATCCAGCGTCTCCGAGACCAGCATGTcgattaa
- the osh41 gene encoding sterol transfer protein Osh41 produces MHYPYPNSPGILSAIETTYPLHILVMSSKQTSSDDSRDSEGNKKIRGNSKYVKYLADSKSFLKSIATFSGDLSSLTAPSFILSSTSLIEYSAYWAEHPDLFVSLPSGKTPLERQLLVTKWFASTLKNQYATRNERYGSEKKPLNPILGELFFGKWSTNLDKDTELTAEQVSHHPPISAYHIYNAAAGVRLEGYNGHKSGFSGSHIHVKQIGHARLTLEPHNEVYYITFPLVTLEGLWYGSPYIELNKKSHIISTAGYMTTIEYSGKGYFTGKKNTFKASVHQNDSKSEPLYRIEGSWTGMLKLANSEGLKRGVWEDWLDCTNYAPINIAVPPIESQGEFESRRVWKNFAVALDSGDYSAASQEKSKIEDEQRQLRRQEQTNSETWQRKFFEWQELDEGFLKATQHLRYPIEEGLWKFKR; encoded by the exons ATGCACTATCCTTACCCAAACTCACCTGGAATTTTGTCTGCCATTGAAACCACGTATCCTTTGCATATCCTCGTCATGAGTAGTAAACAGACTAGTTCAGACGATTCCCGTGACAGCGAgggaaataaaaagattcGTGGAAACTCAAAGTACGTT AAATACTTGGCTG ATTCAAAGTCTTTCCTAAAGAGTATCGCTACGTT TTCTGGCGATTTATCCTCCTTAACTGCACCTTCatttattctttcaagCACCTCTTTGATTGAGTATTCAGCTTATTGG GCAGAACACCCCGATCTATTTGTTTCGCTACCTTCGGGTAAAACTCCTTTAGAACGTCAGCTGTTGGTAACCAAGTGGTTTGCTAGTACCCTTAAAAACCAATATGCTACTCGTAATGAACGT TATGGATCTGAGAAGAAGCCTTTGAATCCGATCTTGGGAGAATTATTCTTCGGGAAATGGTCGACGAATTTGGATAAAGATACAGAATTGACTGCTGAACAAGTCTCTCACCATCCTCCCATCTCTGCTTATCACATATACAACGCAGCTGCGGGCGTTCGCTTAGAAGGCTACAATGGTCATAAGAGCGGCTTTTCAGGCTCTCATATTCACGTAAAACAAATTGGTCATGCCCGTTTAACGTTGGAACCTCACAATGAAGTGTACTATATCACCTTTCCTCTAGTTACATTGGAGGGATTGTGGTATGGAT CTCCATATATTgaattgaacaaaaaatcaCACATCATTTCCACAGCTGGATACATGACTACGATTGAATACAGCGGCAAGGGTTACTTTactggaaagaaaaacactTTCAAAGCCTCCGTTCATCAAAATGATTCGAAATCCGAACCTTTGTATCGTATAGAAGGATCCTGGACAGGGATGCTAAAACTCGCAAATAGCGAGGGCCTAAAGCGCGGCGTCTGGGAAGATTGGCTTGATTGTACAAACTATGCACCCATTAACATAGCTGTTCCTCCCATCGAAAGTCAGGGTGAATTTGAATCTAGACGCGTTTGGAAAAACTTTGCGGTTGCCTTGGACTCGGGAGACTATTCTGCCGCTAGCCAAGAAAAGTCGAAAATAGAAGATGAGCAGCGCCAGCTTAGACGTCAAGAGCAAACGAATAGTGAAACTTGGCAACgaaagttttttgaatggCAAGAGTTGGACGAGGGCTTTTTAAAGGCTACTCAACATTTGAGGTACCCGATAGAAGAAGGATTGTGGAAGTTTAAACGTTAG
- the mrpl8 gene encoding mitochondrial ribosomal protein subunit L17: protein MTKTVYFRKLGRPSAHRQSLLRSLVTSLVKHENIQTTWAKAKEAQKHAEHLITMAKKASPKNNRRDLAQGMVFEHKSTLNKVFEVLLPRYNQRRCGYTRVLRMPPRYGDNAPQAILEWVDGSKDTRFHMTAKAVGVALAHKRPLHPMTRVNMEKVLMFRKNGKQEFDQLVEKAKEEESTRLQEEYKSEKEIEEKPWKRGDRVPLPKYV, encoded by the exons ATGACTAAAACTGTCTATTTCCGAAAATTGGGACGGCCAAGTGCTCATCGACAATCGTTACTAAGAAGCTTAGT AACATCTCTGGTGAAACACGAGAATATCCAGACAACATGGGCCAAAGCCAAAGAAGCACAGAAGCATGCTGAACATTTAATTACGATGgccaaaaaagcaagtcCTAAAAACAATCGACGCGATTTAGCGCAGGGAATGGTATTTGAACATAAGAGCACGTTGAATAAGGTGTTTGAGGTGCTGTTGCCTAGATATAATCAACGAAGATGCGGGTATACGCGTGTTTTGCGGATGCCTCCAAGATACGGAGACAATGCACCTCAAGCTATACTTGAATGGGTGGATGGATCCAAGGACACGAGATTCCACATGACGGCGAAAGCAGTAGGAGTTGCTTTAGCGCACAAGCGACCTTTACATCCAATGACACGAGTGaatatggaaaaagttttgatgTTTAGGAAGAACGGTAAACAAGAGTTTGACCAGCTTGTGGAAAAggcaaaagaagaagaatcgaCTCGACTTCAAGAAGAGTACAAATCCGAAAAGGAAATCGAAGAAAAACCCTGGAAGCGTGGAGATCGTGTCCCTCTACCCAAATATGTATAA